The genomic interval TTGTTGGGGTCTGTATTCCATTAAAAATTGTAAGATTTTTGAATGCTCCAAAAAACAAAAAATGCCCCGCCATAAATAAATCGTGTTTAACTAACCTGAGTTCGATGTAAGAAAGACTGAAAATGCCCAAATTACCCAGGATAATCCTGGATTGCTTCGTCGCTTGTGCTCCTCGCAACGACGTCTTTGCGCGGAGGGCGTAGCCCGACAAAGCAACCCAGGCATTAAGATGCTGGGCGCAATAAGGGTTTTATTGACTTGTTACGCCGAACTCAGGTTAGGATAATGTCAACTTACACAAACAATTACCGGCAATTCTTACTTTAATGGGGGGCTGTGATCAATTAATGAGCACAGCCTCGTTTCTTAGTAAGCGGCTTTTTTCCTGGGTGCAGCAGATCTACCACCGGCCTTTTGTGGGCCACCCTTAGCTGCTGCATGTGGACGGAATTTATTGTTGTGCGTTCTTTTTGGTCCGCGTGCGTCTCCATCACGTGCATCTCTTTGACCACCGCCGGAATGTCCTCTTCCGGGATGAAGTTGCATATGACGTGAATCATTCTTTTCACCGGGATTCATAAGATTGCAAATACTTCTCCATTTTGCACTATCTTGTGATGTGATGAAACTGACTGATCTTCCTTCTGCGCCTGCACGACCTGTTCTGCCGATACGGTGGATATAATCCTCCGGACATTGTGGCAGATCATAGTTTACGACGCATTCGATATGCGGAATATCAAGCCCACGTGCAGCAATATCGGTCGCAACAAGTATGCGATTTCTGCCTGCCCTAAAAGCATTGATAACGCGTTCGCGATTTCGTTGGCGAAGGTCCCCGTGAATCGCATCGGCACTATACCCATGGTCACACAGCTTATCAGCCAACCGTTCCGTATTCTGCTTTGTTTTCACAAAAATGATATAGGAACCATCTGCACTAAGTTTGTCCAATTGTGCCAACAAAAGGGCATATTTTTCATTCTCAGTTGTACGAACGATCTCTTGTTTAATTTTATCAACAGCTGTTGTTGTTGAACCAATCGAGATACGAATCGCATCTTTCAGATAATTCTTAGCCATTTTAATAATTTCAGGCGGCATTGTCGCTGAAAACATCAAAGTCTGGCGTTTTTGTGGTAAATGTTCCGCAATAGCATCGAGCTGGATAGAAAATCCCATATCGAGCATGCGGTCCGTTTCATCCAAAACAAGAAATCCTGTATCTCTAAGACTCAACGATCCACGTGAAAGGTGATCATTGATACGTCCCGGAGTCCCCACGATTAACCGCGGCTTATTACGGAGTTCTTTTAATTGATTGAACATAGAGTCGCCACCAATTAACAACGTTGTTGCAATCGGCCCTCTCTTTCCTCTTCTTTCGCCTAAAAGCAATTTAAGTGCGCTTAGTACCTGTCCAGCAAGTTCGCGTGTCGGCG from Alphaproteobacteria bacterium carries:
- a CDS encoding DEAD/DEAH box helicase, with the protein product MENFSTLGLPEEILHALNAMQFQTPTPIQAQTIPPALLGHDILGTAQTGTGKTAAYGIPLVAYLMNNPFATALVLTPTRELAGQVLSALKLLLGERRGKRGPIATTLLIGGDSMFNQLKELRNKPRLIVGTPGRINDHLSRGSLSLRDTGFLVLDETDRMLDMGFSIQLDAIAEHLPQKRQTLMFSATMPPEIIKMAKNYLKDAIRISIGSTTTAVDKIKQEIVRTTENEKYALLLAQLDKLSADGSYIIFVKTKQNTERLADKLCDHGYSADAIHGDLRQRNRERVINAFRAGRNRILVATDIAARGLDIPHIECVVNYDLPQCPEDYIHRIGRTGRAGAEGRSVSFITSQDSAKWRSICNLMNPGEKNDSRHMQLHPGRGHSGGGQRDARDGDARGPKRTHNNKFRPHAAAKGGPQKAGGRSAAPRKKAAY